A stretch of DNA from Halodesulfovibrio sp. MK-HDV:
CTACACTTGAAGTGTACCGTGCTCAGCGTCGTGGTGGTAAAGGTATTGCCGGACTGCATACAGGTGACGGAGACTTTGTTCAGGACTTCCTGACTACCTCCAACCATCAGCATCTGCTTCTCTTCAGTAACAAGGGACGTATGTTCCAGATGAAGGTGCATCAGGTTGCAGAAGGTTCCCGTACTGCGAAAGGCGTACATATCGCGAACCTGTTGCCGCTCGAAAACAGTGAGTGGATCACAACAGTTCTGTGCGTACGTGACTTTGAGCCGGATCGTTTCTTCCTCTTTGCTACCAAGAACGGCATGGTTAAGCGTTCAAGCGCTGAACTGTACAAGAAAAGCCGTCGAACCGGCATCATTGCTGTTGGTCTTAAAGAAAATGACGAACTGATCATGGTTCGTGAAGTTGACGACGGCTGTCAGACTGTTCTGACAACAGCATCCGGTATTGCTATCCGCTTCTCATGCACCGATGTTCGTGCAATGGGTCGTTCCGCAACCGGCGTAAAAGGTATTGCTCTCAAAGGCGAAGACAAGGTTGTAGCTTGTGTAACCCTGCGTGAAGATACTGATTGCGAAATTATGACTGTTGCAGAAAACGGCTACGGTAAACGTACCCGTATTGATCTTTACCGTATCCAGACTCGTGGCGGTAAAGGTATTATCAACTTCAAGGTCACACCGAAAACCGGTAAAGTGCTCGGCGCAATCCCAGTACTCCTTGAAGATGAACTTATTCTTCTGACTTCCGATAACAAAGTTATCCGCATGGGAGTTAAAGAAATTCGTTCTGTAGGTCGCGCAACACAGGGTGTACGTCTGGTTAACATGGCCAAAGGCGGACACGTTGTAGGGTTTGACCGTGTTCTTGAACAACAGCAGGACGATCAGGAATAGCGAATGAACCGAAGCGTTCTCTTGCTTCTTGTGATGGTAATCATCCTCATCTCCGGCTGCATGCAGTCGGAGACTGAGGATGAACTTTCCAAAGCTCGCAAAGCATTTATTAATAAAGAGTACACGGAAGCAGAGCGGTTTTATCAACGCTATCTGCGAGATAACGATGATGGTGCAGAACGCTGGAAGGTCTGGAACCGTCTTGTAGAAATTACCGGCACAGTTCGGGGAAATAAAAACAGAGCCATCGAGTTGCTCGATGCAATGTTGCTGGAATATTCAGGTGACTCCGCACGCTACAGACAGATTCTCATAAGCAAAGGGAATATGTTCATAGAGAGCGGGCTCTGGTCTGAAGCAACAATAGCTTGGTCACAGTTATTAAGTGCTCCTGAAGTTACAATCGATGAAGAAGCCACAGCCTATGCGAATCTCGGCAAAGCGTATCTTATGCGTGGTGATTACGGGTTGGCAGTGGATGCATTTAAAGATTGTCGCGAGCTTGAGTACGATAACCCTGAGCACAAACAATACTGTATTTATGACCTGTCACAGGCGTATGCCTATCTCGGTAATTATATTGAAGCAGAACAGAATTTGAATAATTTGTTGCAATATGAGGGCGTCGAAGTAACACTCATGGCGCGCGCTAAGCTGTTGCTTGCAGATATCTATGAACAGCAGGAAAAGCCGCGTAAAGCTATAACTCTGTTGCAGGAAATTCGCGATACCTACCCGAATCCGCGAGTCGTGGAGTTCAGGTTGAAGAATTTACAGAAATAAATTTATTGATTTAGGTAGATTTATTTTTTGCCTCCGGCGGGCAGAGGGGGAACCCCGTTTTTTAAAAAAACGAGGTTCCCCCTCTGCACTCCCCCTCCTGAAAAATAGTAAGGGGGACGAGGTTTTTATTAATTGGCTAACAATTAATCTATGTTGAAGAAAAAAGACCTTATCGCGGTCAAGGGGGCGCCCCCCTTGCGGGTGCAGGGCGGAGCCCTTGCCCCTCGGAGAGCCGCCAGAGGCATAACACACACATCTTCACAGTAAGTACAATCGTACTTATATTAATAAATGGTGTGATCAAAAATTGTCTTTTTTGAAGACAGAGCATACAACCGTTCCGGTCGAAGAGAGACTGGGAGGAGATATATATGATTTGCGAAGTATTACATTACCCGGACAGCCGCCTTGCAGAAAAAAGCAAGCCTGTCGAAGAAGTTACCAAAGAAATTAGAGAGCTTGCTGCGAACATGGTTGAGACCATGTACGAAGAAGAGGGCGTTGGCCTTGCCGCACCGCAGGTTGGTGCGTTGCATCGTCTTGTTGTTATCGACGTATCCGGCCC
This window harbors:
- a CDS encoding lipopolysaccharide assembly protein LapB, yielding MNRSVLLLLVMVIILISGCMQSETEDELSKARKAFINKEYTEAERFYQRYLRDNDDGAERWKVWNRLVEITGTVRGNKNRAIELLDAMLLEYSGDSARYRQILISKGNMFIESGLWSEATIAWSQLLSAPEVTIDEEATAYANLGKAYLMRGDYGLAVDAFKDCRELEYDNPEHKQYCIYDLSQAYAYLGNYIEAEQNLNNLLQYEGVEVTLMARAKLLLADIYEQQEKPRKAITLLQEIRDTYPNPRVVEFRLKNLQK